A genomic window from Streptomyces broussonetiae includes:
- a CDS encoding alpha/beta fold hydrolase has protein sequence MPTFTTTDGTRLAYHLRGEGEPLVVLPGGPMRASAYLEDLGGLTAHRRLALLDLRGTGDSAVPADPATYRCDRMVEDVETWRAHMGLEHMDLLAHSAGAALAMLYAARHPRRIRRLVLITPNLTGLGLRAAPEDRLAAARLRADEPWFEKAFPAFRAWLVGEADFDDVFLPFFYGRWDAAARAHADAELEQSNEEAGDRYFTEGAFVPEATRAALAGLTAPVLVHAGELDGGPRPDLARRAAEAFPRAEFSVQPGAGHFPWLDDPERFAGRVLAFLDAAVGTAVPSAD, from the coding sequence ATGCCCACCTTCACCACGACCGACGGGACCCGGCTCGCCTACCACCTGCGGGGCGAGGGCGAGCCCCTCGTCGTGCTGCCCGGCGGCCCCATGCGTGCCTCCGCCTACCTCGAGGACCTCGGCGGGCTGACCGCGCACCGCCGGTTGGCCCTGCTCGACCTGCGGGGCACCGGCGACTCCGCGGTGCCCGCGGACCCGGCGACGTACCGCTGCGACCGGATGGTCGAGGACGTGGAGACATGGCGCGCACACATGGGCCTGGAGCACATGGATCTGCTCGCCCACTCGGCGGGTGCCGCCCTGGCCATGCTCTACGCGGCCCGCCACCCGCGGCGCATCCGGCGGCTGGTGCTGATCACCCCGAACCTGACCGGGCTGGGCCTGCGGGCGGCGCCCGAGGACCGGCTCGCCGCGGCCCGGCTGCGCGCGGACGAGCCCTGGTTCGAGAAGGCCTTCCCCGCCTTCCGGGCATGGCTGGTGGGGGAGGCGGACTTCGACGACGTCTTCCTGCCGTTCTTCTACGGCCGCTGGGACGCCGCCGCCCGGGCACACGCGGACGCCGAACTGGAGCAGAGCAACGAGGAGGCGGGCGACCGGTACTTCACCGAGGGTGCCTTCGTACCCGAGGCGACCCGGGCCGCACTCGCCGGCCTGACGGCACCCGTGCTCGTGCACGCGGGCGAACTCGACGGCGGCCCCCGCCCCGACCTCGCCCGCCGGGCCGCCGAGGCCTTCCCCCGGGCCGAGTTCAGCGTCCAGCCCGGTGCCGGTCACTTCCCCTGGCTGGACGACCCCGAACGGTTCGCGGGCCGCGTGCTCGCCTTCCTCGACGCAGCCGTGGGCACCGCTGTGCCCTCGGCGGATTAG
- a CDS encoding alpha/beta fold hydrolase has protein sequence MYAPDRRGHGRSRWPGQYAREAMPDDVRALPAAPGLARVDGVGRSPGGLVACLPAQRHPGVVRRPVLEDVCAPVPRDPPRVPAPRPVGELPFGRAMVRATDEQCNAPDPVWRDRMGRIAMPTPEEFLGR, from the coding sequence GTGTACGCCCCCGACCGGCGCGGCCACGGACGCAGCAGGTGGCCGGGGCAGTACGCGCGGGAGGCGATGCCGGACGACGTACGCGCCCTGCCGGCCGCCCCGGGCCTCGCCCGGGTCGATGGGGTGGGCCGATCGCCGGGCGGCCTCGTCGCCTGTCTGCCGGCGCAGCGCCACCCCGGGGTCGTACGACGTCCGGTGCTCGAGGACGTCTGCGCACCGGTGCCGCGCGACCCGCCCCGGGTCCCCGCCCCGCGGCCCGTGGGAGAGTTGCCGTTCGGCCGGGCGATGGTGCGGGCCACCGACGAGCAGTGCAACGCCCCCGATCCTGTGTGGCGGGACCGCATGGGCCGGATCGCTATGCCAACACCGGAGGAGTTCCTCGGGCGCTGA